In Blautia wexlerae DSM 19850, a single window of DNA contains:
- a CDS encoding helix-turn-helix domain-containing protein, with protein MPKPRTQSGEKNLISQRLIELRRTHNMSQRDLAYKLQLAGYDMDKNVITRIETNKRYVTDLELKAIAEIFQVSYIFLIDGKDE; from the coding sequence ATGCCAAAGCCAAGGACACAGTCTGGTGAGAAGAATCTGATCAGCCAACGGTTGATTGAGCTTCGCAGGACTCACAATATGTCTCAGCGTGATCTTGCCTATAAACTCCAGTTAGCTGGTTACGATATGGATAAAAATGTAATCACCAGAATCGAAACAAACAAGCGTTATGTCACTGATCTTGAATTAAAAGCCATTGCTGAAATCTTTCAGGTTTCATACATATTTCTCATTGATGGCAAAGACGAATAG
- a CDS encoding DUF6664 family protein, with protein MTTQPDIIWNEQCLGIRIGEQVCTYLKKHDAEYQRLQKKILELTEKYPVIETFMETNQSISLTEEEHKAVHRYFQLESEKEMIEEEYHFYMGQAQMISYGAMLGKIKKAILGKDDGDTQKLLELLLDTWIDEVEEQLKENIAYQGMLEKISKYEEQVQTMGLAKEKRKTIDAYVTEVSERWILYAESLYQAGMQKILELLNL; from the coding sequence ATGACAACACAGCCAGATATTATCTGGAATGAGCAGTGCCTGGGGATACGGATAGGAGAACAGGTATGCACCTATCTGAAAAAGCATGATGCGGAATACCAGAGACTGCAAAAGAAAATACTGGAACTTACAGAGAAGTATCCAGTGATAGAAACATTTATGGAGACGAATCAGTCAATCAGCCTAACGGAAGAAGAGCATAAGGCAGTACATCGATATTTCCAACTGGAGAGCGAAAAGGAAATGATAGAAGAAGAGTACCATTTTTATATGGGACAGGCTCAAATGATTTCTTATGGAGCTATGCTGGGGAAAATAAAAAAAGCAATACTGGGAAAGGATGACGGTGACACACAGAAACTGCTGGAATTGCTGCTGGATACCTGGATTGATGAGGTCGAAGAACAGCTGAAAGAAAATATAGCGTACCAGGGAATGCTGGAAAAAATATCAAAATATGAAGAACAGGTTCAGACAATGGGATTAGCAAAAGAAAAGCGAAAAACGATAGACGCATATGTTACTGAAGTCAGTGAAAGATGGATATTATATGCGGAATCTTTATATCAGGCCGGTATGCAGAAAATCTTAGAACTACTGAATCTGTAA
- a CDS encoding flavodoxin — MSKKLVAFFSASGTTKKVAQMIAEEAKADLFEIEPKVPYTKLDLDWMNKKSRSSVEMSDKKYRPAIMKKEMDMSSYDEILLGFPIWWYVAPTIINTFLEAYDFSGKKIVLFATSGGSGFGNTVKELQSSASDAVITEGRLLNCGTKQEITEWVNSL; from the coding sequence ATGAGTAAAAAATTAGTGGCATTTTTCAGTGCAAGCGGAACAACAAAAAAAGTAGCACAGATGATCGCAGAGGAAGCAAAAGCGGATTTGTTTGAGATTGAGCCGAAAGTTCCATATACAAAGCTTGATCTTGACTGGATGAATAAAAAATCCAGAAGCAGTGTGGAAATGAGTGATAAAAAATATAGACCGGCGATTATGAAAAAAGAGATGGATATGAGTTCTTATGACGAGATCCTTCTGGGATTCCCAATCTGGTGGTATGTGGCTCCGACAATCATCAATACATTTTTAGAAGCTTACGATTTCAGTGGTAAAAAGATTGTGCTTTTTGCAACATCCGGAGGAAGTGGATTTGGGAACACTGTGAAAGAATTGCAGTCATCTGCATCAGACGCAGTTATTACAGAAGGCAGACTGTTAAATTGTGGAACGAAACAGGAAATCACTGAATGGGTAAACTCTTTATAA
- a CDS encoding LysR family transcriptional regulator: MELRLLRYFLTVAKEQSFTKAAEQLHITQPTLSRQMAAFEEDLGITLFIRNGKKISLTDEGILLKRRALEILNLEERTLEELKGKEEVVESTITIGCGEFAAVETLAKICKTYKEKYPLVQIVLHTATADAVYEMMNKGLVDIALFMEPVDTEGLDYIRITDCDHWCVGMRPDDPLAEKEFIKKEDLIGKPLILPERMNVQSELANWFGKDFSKLQIAFTSNLGTNAGVMAANGLGYPISIEGAAKYWREDILVQRRISPEIKTSTVIAWRRNIPYSLAVRKMIEEINAFQA, translated from the coding sequence ATGGAATTAAGATTATTACGCTATTTTTTAACAGTAGCAAAAGAACAGAGCTTTACAAAAGCAGCAGAACAATTGCATATTACCCAGCCAACGCTATCCAGACAAATGGCGGCATTTGAAGAGGACCTGGGAATAACATTATTTATTCGAAACGGGAAGAAAATATCGCTCACTGATGAAGGAATTTTATTAAAAAGGCGTGCCTTGGAGATTCTTAATCTTGAGGAAAGGACGCTTGAGGAACTGAAAGGAAAAGAAGAGGTTGTAGAGAGCACGATAACCATTGGATGCGGTGAATTTGCAGCAGTGGAGACATTGGCGAAGATATGTAAAACATATAAAGAAAAATATCCGCTGGTTCAGATTGTATTGCATACTGCAACAGCAGATGCAGTGTATGAGATGATGAACAAAGGACTTGTAGATATTGCATTATTCATGGAGCCGGTGGACACCGAAGGGCTGGATTATATCCGGATCACAGATTGCGATCACTGGTGTGTCGGAATGCGGCCGGATGATCCGCTGGCAGAAAAAGAGTTTATAAAAAAAGAAGATCTTATTGGAAAGCCCTTGATCCTGCCGGAAAGAATGAACGTTCAAAGTGAACTTGCCAACTGGTTTGGGAAAGACTTTTCAAAATTACAGATTGCTTTTACGAGTAATCTTGGAACGAATGCCGGAGTTATGGCGGCAAATGGACTGGGGTATCCAATTTCAATTGAGGGTGCTGCAAAGTATTGGCGAGAGGATATTCTTGTACAGCGAAGAATTTCTCCTGAAATCAAGACTAGTACGGTGATTGCCTGGCGACGGAATATCCCATATTCTTTGGCAGTCCGTAAAATGATCGAGGAGATTAATGCTTTTCAGGCATAA
- a CDS encoding nucleotide pyrophosphohydrolase gives MKYETIDRIRKFTEDRNWDQFHSPANLAKSIVIEAAELLECFQWSDEEYDLQHVKEELADVLVYSQNLLDKLELDADEIINMKMSQNEAKYPVDKAKGSAAKYDQL, from the coding sequence ATGAAGTATGAAACAATAGACAGAATTAGAAAATTTACAGAAGATCGAAACTGGGATCAGTTTCATTCGCCGGCAAATCTTGCAAAATCAATCGTAATTGAGGCAGCAGAGTTATTAGAGTGTTTTCAGTGGTCTGATGAAGAATATGATCTGCAACATGTCAAGGAGGAATTGGCGGATGTTTTGGTTTATAGTCAGAATCTGTTAGACAAACTGGAACTGGATGCAGATGAAATCATAAATATGAAGATGTCGCAGAATGAAGCAAAGTATCCGGTAGATAAGGCAAAAGGGAGTGCGGCCAAGTACGATCAGCTATAA
- a CDS encoding DUF6320 domain-containing protein, whose protein sequence is MSKKKARWRKLDNAAKLYSAASNKKDTRVFRFYCELKEEVNPDVLQEALNQTIEIFPTFLMVLRKGLFWHYLEPCNLRPIVKEEYKEPCSRLYIKDKKTLLFEVTYYKKRINFEVFHVLTDGTGATEFLKELVKNYLYLIHKVNGLEAVSLLPEDMTVQDQEVDSFLKYYSKDQKRPKKRKLHAFQIRKRKKDGNHLHVHESVVSVQAVLKRSRELGVSMTVFLTALFMMAINEEMSKMQKKKPVVLMVPVNLRKFFPSLSMLNFFNWIEPGYNFTTQDQSFEAILKYTKEFFETELTKEKMSAHISELLALELHPILRLAPLELKNLCIQAGAKYSEKNTTAIFSNMSAVKMHASYVPYIERFGVYTNTPKFELCLCSFQDKLSFAFTSRYDTVNIERNFYRLLKEQGIASEKVKPEFPKTDEPSEQEMKVYKIYSFLCIAIVAAMLVTEYNFHPRIRWTLFTAGGVVTMWIASSIGFFKRYNLLKNAMWQLFIGTIICFIWDALTGWHSWSVDFVLPIMSVSTLTAMFVIAKVRKCPVREYLIYEIMAAGYGLILPGILLLCKVVKNPTVSMFGALICFLFLVAVILFKGREFKEEMQKNLHV, encoded by the coding sequence GTGAGTAAGAAAAAAGCACGTTGGAGAAAACTAGATAATGCAGCAAAATTATATTCTGCTGCCAGTAATAAAAAAGATACGAGAGTGTTTCGTTTTTACTGCGAATTGAAAGAAGAAGTAAATCCTGACGTTTTGCAGGAAGCATTGAATCAGACAATAGAAATATTTCCTACGTTTTTAATGGTGCTTCGCAAAGGATTATTCTGGCATTATCTTGAGCCATGTAATTTACGACCGATTGTAAAGGAAGAGTACAAAGAGCCTTGTAGTAGACTCTATATAAAGGATAAGAAGACACTGCTTTTTGAAGTAACCTATTATAAAAAACGAATCAACTTCGAAGTATTCCATGTATTGACAGATGGCACAGGAGCGACAGAATTTTTAAAAGAACTGGTAAAAAATTATCTCTATCTTATTCACAAAGTAAATGGATTAGAAGCAGTTTCATTGTTACCAGAAGATATGACGGTACAAGATCAAGAAGTTGATAGTTTTTTGAAATATTATTCAAAAGATCAGAAACGACCGAAAAAAAGAAAACTACATGCTTTCCAGATACGGAAAAGAAAGAAAGATGGAAATCATCTGCACGTCCATGAATCTGTTGTTTCAGTTCAGGCAGTATTGAAGCGGAGCAGGGAACTCGGAGTATCTATGACAGTCTTTTTGACAGCATTATTTATGATGGCAATAAATGAAGAAATGTCTAAAATGCAAAAGAAAAAGCCGGTCGTGTTAATGGTTCCGGTTAACTTAAGAAAGTTTTTCCCGTCTTTATCGATGCTGAATTTTTTTAATTGGATCGAGCCGGGATATAATTTTACTACACAAGATCAAAGTTTTGAGGCAATACTGAAATATACGAAAGAATTTTTTGAGACAGAACTGACAAAAGAAAAGATGTCAGCACATATCAGCGAGTTGCTTGCTTTGGAACTGCATCCGATTCTGAGGCTTGCACCTTTGGAATTGAAAAATCTATGTATTCAGGCCGGGGCAAAATATTCAGAGAAGAACACGACAGCAATCTTCTCTAATATGAGTGCGGTTAAAATGCATGCGAGTTATGTGCCTTATATTGAACGATTTGGTGTGTACACAAACACTCCTAAGTTTGAATTGTGTTTGTGTTCTTTTCAGGATAAATTATCATTTGCATTTACATCCAGATACGACACAGTGAACATTGAACGTAATTTTTATCGCTTGTTAAAAGAACAGGGAATTGCATCTGAAAAAGTAAAACCTGAATTTCCAAAGACAGATGAGCCAAGCGAACAGGAAATGAAAGTCTATAAAATTTATAGCTTTCTGTGTATTGCAATTGTTGCAGCAATGCTTGTTACGGAGTATAATTTCCATCCTAGAATTCGCTGGACCTTATTCACAGCCGGAGGCGTTGTGACAATGTGGATTGCCTCATCGATTGGATTTTTTAAACGCTATAATCTGCTGAAAAATGCGATGTGGCAGCTTTTTATCGGTACTATTATCTGCTTTATATGGGATGCACTGACCGGTTGGCACAGTTGGTCTGTAGATTTTGTGCTGCCGATCATGAGTGTATCTACACTTACAGCGATGTTTGTAATCGCTAAGGTGCGGAAATGTCCTGTGCGAGAGTATCTTATTTACGAAATTATGGCTGCCGGATACGGATTGATTCTTCCGGGAATCTTACTCTTATGCAAAGTGGTGAAAAATCCAACAGTAAGTATGTTTGGAGCGTTAATATGTTTCCTGTTTCTTGTAGCAGTGATATTGTTTAAAGGAAGAGAATTTAAAGAAGAGATGCAGAAAAATCTGCATGTATAA
- a CDS encoding alpha/beta hydrolase, translating to MINQTAKKILKALSFDGVEVEAFRHMADLKRLDPMKIFYKKIDEKIYNGSHAVPIRIFFPTEKSFRESEEKKHNIQDKKMLLFIHGGGWVTESIDNYERICARLANATGQYVVAVEYRLAPEDKFPAGLEDCYAVAKTLYSGDFMLNIKPENITLIGDSAGGNLCAALSLMARDCGEFMPKRQILIYPATYNDYTENSPFPSVKENGTDYLLTAGKMQDYIDLYARNKEDKKNPYFAPYIAEDLANQPDTLILTCEFDPLRDEGEAYGKRLKEAGNYVEIHRIKDALHGYFALGIKQLHVQESFTYINEFLKEETL from the coding sequence TTGATTAATCAGACAGCGAAGAAGATTTTGAAAGCTCTGTCTTTTGATGGTGTGGAAGTAGAAGCATTTCGTCATATGGCGGATTTAAAACGATTGGATCCGATGAAGATTTTTTATAAAAAAATAGATGAGAAAATATATAACGGGAGTCATGCAGTCCCGATTCGTATTTTCTTTCCAACTGAAAAAAGTTTTCGTGAGAGTGAAGAAAAGAAACATAATATTCAAGATAAAAAGATGCTTTTGTTTATACATGGCGGCGGCTGGGTTACAGAGAGTATCGATAATTATGAAAGAATTTGTGCCCGGCTTGCTAATGCAACCGGACAATATGTAGTTGCAGTTGAATATCGACTGGCACCGGAAGATAAATTCCCGGCAGGTCTGGAAGATTGTTATGCCGTTGCGAAAACATTATATTCCGGAGATTTTATGCTCAACATAAAACCCGAAAATATTACATTGATCGGAGATAGTGCCGGAGGGAATCTTTGTGCAGCATTATCTTTGATGGCTAGAGATTGTGGAGAATTTATGCCAAAAAGACAGATACTGATCTATCCGGCTACATATAATGATTATACAGAAAATTCACCATTTCCATCTGTTAAGGAAAATGGAACAGATTATCTTTTGACAGCTGGGAAGATGCAGGATTATATTGATCTTTATGCGAGAAATAAAGAGGATAAGAAGAATCCTTATTTTGCACCATACATAGCAGAAGATTTAGCGAATCAACCTGATACATTGATTCTTACATGTGAATTTGATCCACTTCGAGATGAAGGGGAAGCATATGGGAAGCGCTTAAAAGAGGCTGGAAATTATGTGGAGATACATCGGATCAAAGATGCATTACATGGATATTTTGCGTTGGGGATCAAGCAGCTTCATGTACAGGAAAGTTTTACCTATATCAATGAATTTCTGAAAGAGGAAACACTGTGA
- the iadA gene encoding beta-aspartyl-peptidase, with protein MKLIQNIDVYAPQHLGKKDVLTINDKIVKIKDAGSISAEGFLSETEIINGEGLLLTPGFIDCHVHVLGGGGEGGFANRTPEATMEGLTKFGVTTVVGCLGTDGIGRDMCALVAKTKGLNEQGMSAYCYTGSYQIPVHTLTDSIVKDIMMIQEIIGTGEIAISDHRSSQPTFEEFARVVADTRLGGVLSGKAGIVNVHLGDSPRCLDLIERVVDETEIPASQILPTHINRNEMLFGKSIEYALKGGAVDFTGNEDIDYWETICDEVRVCNGIKRMLDAGVNPDRMTISSDGQGSLPMYSSDGEFLGMGVGQSSCLLKEVKECVFKTEIPLEIAISTITSNPADILRLKGKGKVEEGYDADLCILDQELQLVEVIAKGNTVYTK; from the coding sequence ATGAAATTAATTCAGAATATTGATGTCTATGCCCCACAGCATCTGGGGAAAAAAGATGTACTTACAATCAATGATAAGATTGTCAAGATTAAAGATGCAGGTTCTATATCCGCAGAAGGATTTCTTTCTGAGACAGAAATAATCAATGGAGAGGGGTTACTTTTAACTCCGGGATTCATTGACTGTCATGTTCATGTACTTGGAGGCGGTGGCGAAGGTGGATTCGCCAATCGTACTCCGGAAGCAACTATGGAAGGACTTACGAAGTTTGGAGTAACAACAGTTGTTGGCTGCCTTGGAACGGATGGAATCGGTCGTGATATGTGTGCACTGGTTGCAAAGACAAAAGGATTGAATGAGCAGGGAATGTCTGCATACTGTTATACAGGCAGTTATCAGATTCCGGTTCACACGTTGACGGACAGTATTGTCAAAGATATTATGATGATTCAGGAAATCATTGGAACCGGAGAAATCGCGATTTCTGATCATCGTTCTTCACAGCCGACTTTTGAGGAATTTGCGCGTGTCGTTGCGGATACAAGACTTGGCGGTGTTCTTTCTGGGAAAGCAGGTATTGTAAATGTTCATCTTGGCGACAGTCCGAGATGCTTAGATCTTATTGAACGAGTGGTAGATGAGACAGAGATACCGGCTTCTCAAATACTGCCAACACATATCAATCGAAATGAGATGCTTTTTGGCAAGTCGATTGAGTATGCGCTGAAAGGCGGAGCAGTAGACTTTACCGGAAATGAAGATATTGACTATTGGGAAACTATCTGTGATGAGGTACGTGTATGTAATGGTATCAAACGGATGCTGGATGCAGGAGTAAATCCTGACCGCATGACAATTTCTTCTGATGGACAGGGAAGCCTTCCGATGTACAGTAGTGATGGCGAATTCCTTGGAATGGGCGTTGGACAGTCCAGCTGCCTTCTGAAGGAAGTAAAGGAATGTGTATTTAAAACAGAAATTCCTTTAGAAATAGCTATTTCTACAATTACATCTAATCCAGCAGATATTCTTCGCCTCAAAGGAAAAGGTAAGGTTGAAGAAGGCTATGATGCTGACCTTTGTATTCTTGACCAGGAACTTCAGCTTGTTGAAGTAATTGCAAAAGGGAATACAGTTTATACAAAATAA
- the yfcC gene encoding putative basic amino acid antiporter YfcC: MSKKEGKGLKSFNKGFQVPDTYIIIFLVVVVAALLTFLVPKGFYETQDISYMINGVEKTRTVIKDGSFQYLTDDAGNVVTEGVALFSGDGGTGFFNYMYNGIVSSSAIEIIAFLMVVGGAFGIMIRTGAIESGLIGLIRKAKGAEKLLIPILFVLFSLGGAVFGMGEEALPFTMILCPLFVAVGYDSVIAVLVTYVATQIGFGSSWMNPFSVGIAQGIAGIDVFSGAGFRMVMWVVFTALGCGMTMFYASKIKKTPTISIAYKTDAYFREQNEKTGIDEGHSFGLGHILVLLTLAATVVWVVWGVMTQGYYMPEIATQFFIMGIVSGVIGVIFKLNDMKLNDIATSFKDGAKDLIGAALVVAMAQGIMQVLGGSDPTTPTVINTIMYNISNALSGVSGAVAAVLMYLFQSVFNFFVVSGTGQAAITMPIMAPLSDLLGVSRQTAVVAFQLGDAFTNLIVPTSGCLIGSLAIAKIEWSNWIKFMWKFLGVLMIGAIITILIAVGIGF, encoded by the coding sequence ATGAGCAAAAAAGAAGGAAAAGGGTTAAAGTCTTTTAACAAGGGGTTTCAAGTGCCTGACACCTACATTATTATCTTTTTAGTAGTTGTTGTCGCTGCACTTCTGACTTTCCTTGTACCAAAGGGATTTTACGAAACACAGGATATTTCGTATATGATCAATGGTGTTGAGAAAACCCGTACAGTAATCAAAGACGGAAGTTTCCAGTATCTGACAGATGATGCAGGAAATGTAGTAACAGAAGGAGTAGCACTCTTTAGTGGAGATGGTGGAACAGGATTCTTCAACTATATGTATAACGGAATCGTAAGCAGTTCTGCAATCGAGATTATCGCATTTCTTATGGTAGTAGGCGGTGCATTCGGTATCATGATCCGTACAGGAGCGATTGAATCCGGATTGATTGGATTGATCCGTAAGGCAAAGGGAGCAGAAAAACTGCTGATTCCGATACTTTTCGTATTGTTTTCTCTTGGTGGAGCAGTTTTTGGAATGGGAGAAGAAGCACTTCCGTTTACTATGATTCTTTGTCCGTTGTTTGTAGCAGTTGGATACGATTCAGTTATTGCAGTTCTTGTTACTTATGTTGCAACACAGATTGGTTTCGGTTCATCATGGATGAATCCATTCTCTGTAGGTATTGCACAGGGAATTGCAGGTATTGACGTATTCTCCGGAGCAGGATTCCGTATGGTAATGTGGGTAGTATTTACAGCACTCGGCTGTGGAATGACTATGTTCTATGCATCAAAGATCAAAAAGACTCCGACAATCTCAATCGCATATAAGACCGATGCATATTTCCGTGAGCAGAATGAAAAAACAGGAATTGACGAAGGACATTCATTTGGTCTTGGACATATTTTAGTTCTTCTGACACTGGCTGCTACAGTAGTATGGGTAGTTTGGGGAGTTATGACTCAAGGATACTACATGCCGGAGATTGCTACACAGTTCTTCATTATGGGAATTGTTTCCGGTGTGATTGGAGTTATCTTTAAACTGAACGATATGAAACTGAATGATATCGCAACATCATTTAAAGATGGAGCAAAAGACCTGATAGGTGCTGCACTTGTTGTTGCTATGGCACAGGGTATCATGCAGGTTCTTGGTGGATCTGATCCGACAACACCTACGGTTATTAATACAATTATGTATAATATTTCAAATGCACTGTCTGGAGTTTCCGGAGCAGTTGCAGCAGTACTTATGTATCTGTTCCAGTCCGTATTCAACTTCTTCGTTGTATCCGGAACAGGACAGGCTGCGATCACAATGCCGATCATGGCTCCACTGTCAGACCTGTTAGGTGTTTCACGTCAGACAGCTGTAGTTGCATTCCAGCTTGGTGATGCATTTACAAACCTGATTGTTCCTACATCAGGATGTTTGATCGGATCCCTTGCAATTGCAAAGATTGAGTGGTCTAACTGGATTAAATTCATGTGGAAATTCCTTGGTGTATTAATGATTGGTGCAATCATTACAATTCTTATTGCAGTTGGAATTGGATTCTAA
- a CDS encoding ATP-binding cassette domain-containing protein, whose translation MDIKVDHISKAYGEQQVLQDLSCVFPEGKTTCIRGRSGCGKTTLIRLLLRLDIPDKGKIEGVSDRKLSAVFQEDRLCENLSAASNIRLVCTETITDRELEEAYKAVALTEIWQKPVRELSGGMRRRVSILRALLAESDCVIMDEPLRGLDEKTRAKTIDYILKKTEGKTLIFVTHEEKEAVWLKADRTVDILTKH comes from the coding sequence ATGGATATAAAGGTAGATCATATTAGTAAAGCATACGGAGAACAGCAGGTACTGCAAGATTTGTCCTGTGTTTTTCCGGAAGGGAAAACCACTTGTATCAGAGGAAGATCCGGATGTGGCAAAACAACACTGATACGGCTTCTTCTGAGACTGGATATTCCGGATAAGGGGAAAATAGAAGGGGTAAGTGACAGGAAACTCAGTGCAGTATTTCAGGAAGATCGTCTGTGTGAAAATCTGAGCGCTGCTTCTAATATAAGACTGGTATGTACAGAAACAATAACAGACAGAGAACTGGAGGAGGCGTATAAAGCAGTTGCGCTTACTGAGATATGGCAGAAACCGGTTCGTGAACTGAGTGGAGGAATGCGTAGGAGAGTATCTATCCTGAGGGCATTGCTGGCTGAATCAGACTGTGTGATCATGGATGAACCTCTCAGAGGTCTTGATGAAAAAACCAGAGCAAAAACAATTGATTATATTTTGAAAAAGACGGAGGGAAAGACGTTGATCTTTGTTACTCATGAAGAAAAAGAAGCAGTTTGGTTAAAGGCTGACAGAACAGTAGATATATTGACAAAGCATTAA